GGAAGAGCGCGCGGCGTTCTCCCCCGACGCCCTCACCGGCATGGAAGCCAGCCTGCGCTTCGCCGGCCCCGAGACCATGGAGACCAAGATCTTCGGGCGGCTTTCCGCCTGGCAGAACTGGATCTTCCAGCGCCCCAACGCCGTGGGGGAGCGCGGCGCCCTGACCAAATACGGAACCCCCGAACGCCCCGTGTTCGACTTCCGCCGCACCTGATTTCCGGAGAAGCCATGAGCAACGTCGCGACCAACGAGAAGATCCCGAACAACGTCAACCTGGCCGGGGACCGCCGGCTGCAGCGTGCCTTGGAGCAGTGGCAGCCGAACTTCGTGAACTGGTGGGTGGACATGGGGCCCGTCGGCTACCAGCAGCACGACGTGTGGCTGCGCACCGCCATCAGCGCGGACTCCGACGGCTGGGCGCACTTCGACTACGTGAAGATGCCGGAGTACCGCTGGGGCATCTTCCTCGCGGATCCGGTGAAGGACCGCACCATTGGCTTCGGGGACGAGATGGGCAAGCCCGTGTGGCAAGAGGTTCCCGGTGAGCACCGCAACACGTTGCGCCGCTTGATCGTGACCCAGGGCGACACCGAGCCCGCCAGCGTGGAGCAGCAGCGAAACCTGGGCGCCACCTGCCCCAGCCTGTACGACCTCCGGAACCTGTTCCAGGTGAACGTGGAAGAGGGCCGGCACCTGTGGGCCATGGTGTACCTGCTCCACTCCTACTTTGGCCGCGATGGCCGCGAAGAGGCGGAAGCCCTGTTGGAGCGCCGCAGCGGCAACCCGGACAACCCCCGCATCTTGGGCGCCTTCAACGCACCGATGCTGGATTGGCTGTCCTTCTTCATGTTCACCTACTTCACGGATCGCGACGGCAAGTACCAGCTCCTCGCCCTGGCGGAGAGCTCCTTCGATCCGCTGAGCCGCACCACGCGCTTCATGCTCACGGAAGAGGCGCACCACATGTTCGTGGGCGAGACCGGCGTGCAGCGCATCGTCAAGCGCAGCGCAGAGCTCATGAAGGAGCACCCCGGCAAGAACCCGCGGGAGCTCGGCGCCATCGATCTGCCCACGGTGCAGCGCTACATGAACTACTGGTACTCCATCTCGCTGGATCTGTTCGGCGGCGAGATCAGCAGCAACGCCGCCACCTATTTTGCCACCGGCCTCAAGGGTCGCGCCCACGAGGACCGCTACGAGGATCACGTGGCCCTCGACGGCAGCTACGAGATGTCAGTGCCCAAGGACGGCAAGGTCCAGACCGAGTCCATCGCCATGCGCAACGCCATGAACGAGGTGCTGCGCGACGGTTACATCGAGGACTGCCAGCGCGGCGTGGACAAGTGGAACAAGACCATCGCCGAGGCGGGCGTCGATTTCACGCTCACGCTGCCCAGCCGCCGCTTCAACCGCCAGGTGGGCATCTACGCCGGCATGCACTTCGACCCCAAGGGCGAGCCGCTGAGCGAAGCAGCGTACGAAGCGGGCGTGAAGGACTGGCTGCCTTCGCAGGCGGACCGCGAGTTCATCCAGGGCCTGATGCAGAAGCCCGTGCTCGAGCCCGGCAAGATGGCGAACTACATCGCGCCCCCCAACCGCGGCATCAAGGGCAAGCCCATCGAGTACGAGTACGTTCGGCACGACTGAGTTGCATGGTGCAGGGCCCGTAGGCTAACCGTAACGCCAATGGCTGCTGGAGGCGGAGGCGGGAAGGGCTGGATCTATTTGCTGCTTGGCGGCGGTGTGGCCATCGCCGCCGCCACCGTTGGCCACGACGCGCTGCCCAAAGGGCTGGTCGCCGCGCTCTTGGGTCTGGGCGGTCTCGCTACCGTGTTCGGCAGCTGCGAGGCCATGATCAAGAGCGTGGAGGGCATCGGCCAGCGCGTGGGCTGGAACCCCTTCGTCGCCGGCACCATGGCCGGGCTCGCGTCCAACGTACCGGAGCTGGTGATGCTCGGCTTCGTGCTGGCCGCCGCGCCACGCATCGGCTTCATCGTCACCTGTCTCACGCTGCACGTGGGAGCGCTCTCCTTCGGTCTGTACAGCGGTTTTCTCCCGCGCGACGCCACCGGTCACGCGCCGCTGCCGGAACCGCTGGTGAAGATCAGCACGGACTTGTTCGCCGCCGCGGCGGGCGTGTTCCTCGGCTCCGGCCTGGTGATGCTCATGCTCCGCACCTTCAGCGCGGGGCAGCACAAGGGCGCGGGCCTCGGCGTGCCGGATCTCTACGTGCTCGGCATCGCGCTGCTGGGCGTGCAGGTCGTCGCCACATCCCAGCTCGTGAAGCACTTCAGCGGCGGCTCCGATGGCAAAAAGGAAGAAGGCGGAGAGCCGCCGCCGAGCTGGGGCGCCATCGCCGGCTTCGGCGCCATCGGTCTCGGCACCTCCGTGCTGGGCGGCCACGCCGTGGGGGACTTCGCCGACATCTTGGTGCGCAGCCTGGAGCAGGCCGGCTATCCGGAAATGGTCGGCGCGCTGCTACTGAGCGTGTTCGCCTCCGCCGGCGCGCTGGCCATGATCGTCACCTCCCACGCCAAGAAGATGTACGACGTGGCCCTCGCCTCCGCTGCCGGGCAGGTCAGCCAGGTGCCCTTCGTGGTGCTGCCCATCGCCATGATCCTGCTCGCCGTGCTGGCGCAGACTCACGTGGTGCCGGTCAGCGAGAGCGGCGCCGTGCTGCCCATCGACCTGGAGACCACCAGCGTGATGCTGCTCGCGTTTCCGCCCATGCTCCTCTTGTGGAAGGCCGTGCGGGACGACGGCAAGGTCAGCTGGGTGGAGACGGCGGCCATGGTGTGCGTCTTCGGCATCGTGGTCTACATGCTGGCCATGCATGGCTAAAGTTTGTCGGTCCGGCGCGAGCCCGTCGCGTGGCGCGAACGCGCGCCGAGGCGAAGTGGACGCGTGTCAGCGTGAGCGCGTCCAGTCTTCACAGTGAAGACCACGGATACGGCTGAATTCGCGGAGGTTGTTGGTGACGAGCGCGGCGCCCAGCGAAACGGCGTGAGCGCCGATGATCATGTCGAGGGGCCAATGGGCTTTCCGCGGTGCTCCAGATCCGCGCGGAGTGCGCGGTACTGAGTCGCGATGTCCTCCGGCAGAGGAAGAACCGGCATCACGTCGAGGAAGCGCTTGACCGCATCCCGACGCCGCGTGGTCGGTTTCTTCGCCAGAGCGAACTCGAGCTCCATTGCAGTAATGATCGAAACGGCGACGCTATCGCGCCGCAAGCGCGATAGCCGCGTCGGAACGTTTCCCGCGCGCGGAGGACCGACCATCAATCGAGGAGCTGGGGGCAGGTGTCGTGGGCTTTGAGGCAGGTGTTCCCGTCCGCGAAGAGCTTGCCGCAGTCGCTGCCCACGCAGCTGCAGCCCGTCACTTGCGTGCACGTGATGCCGTTCCATTTGAAGCCGAAGAAGCCGAAGCACTCACCCTGACCGATGGCGTTCTGCGCGGCGCAGTTGCACGAATTCATTGGGATGCACTGGGCCTTGGTTTCCGCGCAGGAGCCGCAGGCGGGGTCGCAGCACAAAAGCCCCGGAGCGCACGTGACGTTGCCGCAAGGCTCGCCGGGATCTGCGCAGCCCAGGGCCGGGCACCCTTGCCCCAGTGGGGCGCAGAGACCGCAGGTGGGATCGCAGCACTGCTCGCCCTGTTCACAGGTGACGTTGCCGCACTGTACCGGACCGCAATCCAAGCCGGCGCACGTCTCGCCCTCCTTGGCGCAGGTGCTGCAGCTTTCGTTGCAGCAGTATTCGCCGACGCCGCAGGTGACGTTGCCGCACTGCACGCCACCGCCGCCGCCGCTGCCGCCCACGGCGCCGCTGCCGCCCACGGCGCCGCTGCCGCCCACGGCGCCCGTTCCGCCGCTGTTGCCACCACTGCCGGAGCTGCCGGCGCCGCCATCCGGCGACGCGTTACCGCCGACGCTACCGCCGCAGCCGACGGCCAAGGTGAGGGACGCGAAGAGCAGGGCTTGGAGGATGCGCATGGCGCCGGACGAAAGCACGGCGCGTGCCAGGATCCCCGGACGAAAAGGCCGGGATCGACGGGGGCGAAGCTCGGCACGGTGGCACACCCCGGACGCAGACGTCGCGGCGCGAGGTTCCACTTCTTTGAATGCGCTTCGCGAACCCGACGGGGTTCGCGGCGGACCAACAATCAATCGAAATATTGAGGGCAGGTCTCGTGGTCTTTGATGCAGGCAGGCTCGTCCATGTAGAGCTTGTCGCAGTCGCTGCCGACGCAGCTGCAGCCGGACACGCCGACACAGCCGCCGCCCGTCCATTTGTACCCGAAGAAGCCGTCGCACAGGCCAGTGCCCTCGGCCTTCTGCGGCTCGCACGCGCAAGAGACGAGCCCCGCGCACTCCACCTTGGTGCTGGCGCACTGACCGCACGCGGGATCGCAACAGAACTGTCCCGCCGCGCAGGTGGTGTCGCCGCACTGCTGCCCTGGGCAACCCTGCGAGGGGGTGCACGCTTCGCCTTGCTTGGCGCAGGTGCCACAGCTCGCGTCGCAGCAGTATTCGCCGGCGCCGCAGGTCACGGCGCCGCAGGGGACCGGCTCGCAGGCGATGGCGACGCAGCCTTCACCCGGCTTGGCGCAAATGCCGCAGCTGGCGTTGCAGCAGTACTCGCCGGCGCTGCAGGTGGCGGTGCCGCACGCGGTTCCGCTGCCACCGCTGCTTCCTCCATTGCCGCTACTGCCGGCGCCGCCGTCGGCGGACGGATCGTCTTTGACGGTGCCGCCGCAACCGACGGCGAAGGTGAGGCACGCGAGCACGAGGGCGGGGAGGAGGCGCATGCTCCGTGTGTAGCAAGGCACGTGCCAGCGATTTTCCCGGGAGAATCGCCGCGCGCTGGCACCCGTGGCACACACCCGGGCGTGAGTGTCACCACTTGATGGCGACATCAGGCGGCTGGATCTCGGCGTCGGCGTGGGCCACGTCCACCGTGACCTTGGCGGTGACGCTCCCGTGCTTGGTCTTTTCCAGATCCAGCCCCTTCACCTTGGTGAGATCCACCCGAGGCACGACCTGCTCCGCTCGCAGAGCGCGGACCACTTCCGGCGGGCCGATGATGGTGACGTCCACCGTGCGGGGCGTGGTGACGGCGGTGGCCACACCCACCACGTCCACCGGGCGCTTGGTGAAGCGCGCTTCGCTCACGCGGCGAGCGATGGTGACGGTGACGGTGGCGTTCTTGGGGCCGATGTAGCTGATGCGGTTCGGCGGTGCGTCCATGGCGATGGGACGGCGGTACACGCCTTCCGTGAGGCCGGACACGTCGAAGGCGGCGAGGCGGACGAACTGCATGGTCTCCACCAGGCTCACCGGGCCGCGCACTGTCATCTGTTGCGGATCCACCTCGGGCTCGCCCTTCACCACGAAGCCCTCGGCTGGCTTTCCGGTGATGGAGGCCTGCACCGGGATCTGGCGGGTGACCACGTCCTGCCACTCGAGATCGATGCTCGGCGGGTCCACGATGGTGATTTCCACGTCCGGCGGCAGCGTGAACATGCCCGGCTCGAAGACCACGGTGTCCTTCTGGCCATCCCGGAGATCGATCTCCACGGGAGCAACGCCGGTCTGGATCAGGCGATCGATGGCGCGGGTGGAGCCCCGTAGGGTGACGTGAATGCTCGCCGGGATGGGGGTCATCAGCTCGCGCTTGGCCGAGTCCGGCGGCAGCCGCATGACCACACCCACCGGGATGGTGCGCTGCTGCTGATCCTCTTGCCCGCGCTGATACGCGAACAGCCCCAGGGCGAAGGTCATGGCCAGGAGCTTGAGCCCGAGGTTCGCGGTGAACGCCTCTCGGAACCAATCCGTGAGCATCTTGATCAGGCTGGTCACGAGGGATCACTCCCGCGCGACGAGCCGTCGTCCTCGGCGTCGTCGTCCCCGGTGCTGGAGATGCGGGGCGAGTCGCTCACGCGCGGCAACGGCGTGTGGATGATCTCGATGGCGCGGCTGGGCCCGCTGGGCCGGAGCGGCACCGTGCTGATGCGGCCCACCGAAGCGGGCGCGTCGTCCGTGGAGCTGACGCGAGGGCGCAGCGGTGCCGGCGGCTCGCTGTCCCGATCCCGCACCGAGACCGGCGCTTCTTCCTCTTGCTCTTCCGGTGCCGGCGGCTCGGGGGTGCGGCTCGGCGTTTCCGGTGCGGTGGTGGCGCGCTCGGATTCCGGCTTGGCGGAGGGGGGCGCCTCTGCCTCGGCGATGACGGAGCCGAGGGTGGGGCGCTTGCCGCCCTTGCGCTTCTTGCTGCGCACCTTGGGGCTGAAGATGGCCTCCAGCATGGCGCGGAGCTTGGGGCCATCGAGGTTGGAGGCGATGTTGCCGTTGAAGCAGAAGCTGATGGTGCCGCGCTCTTCGCTGACCACCACCACCACGGCGTCCGTCTCTTCCGTGATGCCCAGGGCGGCGCGGTGCCGGGAGCCGAAGCTCTCGTCCACCACGCGGGCTTCCGGCATGGGAAAGAACACGCCGGCCTTGGCGATGCGCAGGTTGCGGATGACCACGGCGCCGTCGTGGAGCTTGTTGATGCCCTCGGGGATGAACATGCTCACGAGCAGCTCGCGGGAGACGGCCGCGTCGATCACGTGGCCTTTGTGCGCGCCGACGAACTCGTCCAGGTTCGCGTCCTGCTCGAAGGTGATGATGGCGCCAATGCGGTGGCGTGCGAGCTCCGTGGCGGCTTCCACCACTTCGTCGATGACCTTGGACTCGTGAGAGCGGGTCAAGCTGCCGAGCCAGGCGCGGCTGCCCACGCGCATGAGTCCGCGGCGGATGTCGTTCTGGAACACCACCACGATGACCAGGATGATGCTGCTGATGAGGGCGCCCAGGATGCTGAGCACCGTGACCAGCTGCAGCCACTGCGCCACCAGGTAGAAGACGAACACCACGCCGAGGCCGACGCCGACCTGCATCGCGCGGGTGCCGCGCAGCACCAGCAGCGCGCGGTACACCACGTAGTAGACGAGCAGGATGTCCAGCGCGTCCCGCGCCAGCTGCGTGGGCGAACGCTGCGCGAAATACTCGCCGATCCGCTCAAGCACGGGCCACCTCCGGCGTGAGGGCGCGGGACATGCCGAGGGCCTGCCGTACGGCCGAGACGTCATGCACGCGGAGCACGCTGGCGCCGCGCGCGACGGCGGCCAAGCACGCGGCGATGGTGCCGCCCAGGCGCTCTTCGGGTGGCGCGCCGTCCAGCGCGGCGATGAACGACTTGCGGCTGGGTCCGACGACGAGGGGCGTGCCGTGCGACAGCTCGCTCAGCCGCGCCAAGAGCGTCAAGGACTGCTCGGCGTTCTTGGCGAAGCCGAGCCCGGGGTCGAGCCACACGTGGGCCTCGGTCATCCCAACGGCCAGTGCGCGATCCCGCGCGGCGCGCCATTCGCGAAGCACGTCCACCACGACGTCACCATAGCCGTCCTTGGGGTACTGCGAGAAGCCGGCCATGTTGCTCATCGGGCCGCGGGAGTGCATCACGATGAGGGGCGCGCCCGCGTGGGCTGCGACGCGCGCGAGCTCCGGGTCCGCGAGGCACGAGACGTCGTTCACGATCTCGGCGCCCAGCGCGAGGGCCTTGGCCGCCACCTCCGGCAGCGTGGTGTCGACGCTCACGCAGGCGCCGCGCGCGACGGCGTGCTCGAGGGCGGGCGTGATGCGCCGCAGTTGCTCCGCGGCAGCTACCGGCTCGGCACCCGGTCGCGTGGACTCGCCGCCGATGTCGATGATGTCCGCTCCTTCTTCGAGGAGCGCATCCACCCGCGCGATGCCGGCCGCCACCTGGTCGTAACGACCGCCGTCATAGAACGAGTCCGGCGTCGTATTGAGGACGCCCATCAGCGCGGCGCCCTTTTCGGCCACCGCGGATAGGATCAGGTCATCCGGACGCCCCACGAATACCGGGTAGCAAGACCTGGGCCGACGCGCAAGACACCGGGATTTCGAACGAAATATTTGTACGCTGGGACCAATTCGATTGCGGCCACCCCAGAATGCCTACTAGCGTCCGGTCGGGCGCCAGGCAGCGCCCGGGCGCCCAGAGCATGCTGCGCACTCGGGTAAGAGCCGGACCGGTTGCCGGCCTCGTGATGAGCCTGCTGTTCGCCTTGATTCTCACGGCGATTCAGGCAGGCGACCGGTATGTCCCGAGCTGGGCGCCGGTCTTCGGCAAACCTGCGCCCGTGACCCTGCGGGTTCCCTACGGGCCGCGCATCATCCGGGACCGGATGACGGGGCGGGCGGACCTCACCTACCTGCACGCCCGGGCCCTGGTGCCCATCGGCACCGTGCTGAACCCCAAGGCCGAGGCCCACTGGACGGCCTACATCTACGAGTCGCTCCACCGGCCCCCCCGCTGGCCGCGGCTGGCCGGCATCTACGCCATCTTCTTCACCCTCACCATGGCCCTGACGGCCTACCTGCGGAAGTTCGGCCAGAGCCGGCTCCGGCTGCTGCGGGTGCAGATCGGCGTGATCGTGAGCATGGGGCTCCTGGCCATCGTGGCCAAGGCGCTGCTGCTGTTCACGGCGTTACCCGAGTTTTGGATACCGCTGGCCGCGGTTCCGTTGTGGGTCTCCACCAGCTTCGACCGGCGCACGGCGTTTCTGGTCACCGTGGTGCTGGCGTTCATCATCGCCTCGCTCCTGGAGTTCGACCTGGTGCTGCTGTGCGTGATGCTGGCGCGAGGGATGGCGGCCACGCTGCTCTACTTCGACCGCAAGCACTCCCGGCAGATGCTCACCTCCGGGCTCTTCGCGGGGCTTTCGTCCGCCGCGCTGTACGTGGCCATCGTGATCACGTTCGAGGGTCACTTCGACGTGTGGGCGGACTTCATGCGGCTGGAGAGCTCGCAGCTCTTGGCCTGCTTGGGCGGCGGGCTGGTGGGCGGCGTGCTGGCCGCCATGGTGCGCTCGCCGGCGGCGCGGCTTCTGGGCAACGTGCCGCGGGAGCGGCTGCTGGACCTGTCGGATCTGGAGCAGCCCTTGCTCGTGCGTCTGTCTCACGAGGCCCCCGGCACCTACGAGCACTCGCGCGCCATGGCGAACCTGGCGGAGCAGGCGGCCAGCGCCATCGGCGCCGATGCGTTGCTCACGCGGGTGGGCGCCTACTATCACGACCTGGGAAAGACGGCGCAGGCGAAGTACTTCGTCGAGAACCTGAGCCCCGACGAACGCTCACCCCACGACGACCTCGATCCCGAGGTGAGCGCGGACGCGATCATGGCGCACGTGGTGATGGGCACCAAGATCCTCCGGGAGGGCGGCATCCCCGAGCCCGTGGTGGAGTTCGCCTACACCCATCACGGCACGCAGCTGGTCGAGTACTTCTGGAACAAGTGCCTGCAGCAGGGCAATCCCAAGGAGCTCGACGAAAGCCACTTCCGCTATCCGGGCATGAAGCCGCAGACGAAGGAAACCGCCATCTTGATGCTGGTGGACTCCATCGAAGCCGCGAGCCGCACCATCGATCCGCCGGAGCGCCAAGCCTTCGAGCACATGATCGAGCGGGTGGTGTTCACCAAGCTGAAGTCGGGACAGGTCGACGAGTCCGGCCTGGAGATGACGGATCTGCGCATCATCATCAATCGCATGGCGGACACGCTCGTGAACATGCACCACCACCGCATCAAGTATCAGTGGCAGGCGCAGCGCGCGGAGGAGTTCGGCGTGCCTTCCAACGCCGTGCGGGATTCCGCTCCGGACATCGAGGTGTCCCGGCCGGAGAGCATGGTGGCGCCGCCGGCACCGGAAGCCGGCGTGGAGCTCACGCCCACGCTGAGCGCGACGGAGCTTCCCGAGGTGGCCCCCGTGCCGAAGCCCGAGGACGAGCCGTCGTGAGCGAAGAGCAGAGCTTCATGAAAGCGGCGTTCTTCGGCGTCGTGGCCGAAGAGCTCATCTTTCCGTTCCCCGCGCTGTCACGGGAAGAGAAGGACGGCCTGCGCGCGCTGCTCGAGCAGCTCCGGCGCTTCTTGGATGCGGAGGTGGACTCTGCCGCCATCGATCGCAATCGCGAGATCTCCGATCGCGTCTTGGGTGAGCTCCGGGAGTTCGGGCTCTACGGCTTGGGCGTTCCCGAGCAGTATGGCGGCACCGGTTTGGGTCAGACCGCCCACGCCCGGGTGATCCAGGAGCTGGCCGCGGCGGACGCTTCCCTGGGCTTGATGCTCGCGACCCACGGCGCCATCGCAGCTCGGAGCTTGGTCACCTTCGGCAGCGCGGAGCAGAAGCAGAGGTACTTGCCGCGCCTCGCCACCGGCGAGCTGCTCGGCGCCTTTGCTCTCACCGAGCACGCGTCGGGCACGGATGCCGCGACCATTCGCACCGAGGCTCGCTACGACGACGAAGCCAAGGTGTGGCGCCTGAGCGGAACCAAGCCGTGGGTCACCAACGGGGATCGCGCAGGGCTCATCACGGTGTTCGCGCGCACCAGCCGTCCGGATCAGGGCCACAAGCCACGGCTCACGGCGTTCTTGGTGGAGCGCGCTCCGGGCGTGGAGTCCGGTCGCCAGCACAAGACGCTGGGCGTGCGCGGCGTGGCGGTGACGCCCGTGCACTTCGACGAAGTCGTGCTCGGTCCCGAGGCCGTGCTGGGGGAAGTGGGCAAGGGCTACAAGGTGGCCATGGCGGTGCTCAACGATGCCCGCCTGGTGCTCTCTGCCGCGATGTTCGGTCAGGCCCGTGCCATCATCAATCGCATCGTTTCCCACGTGCAGGAGCGCCGGAGCTTCGGCCGCGTGATCGGAGAGTTTCCCATCTTGAAGGACAAGGTCGCCAAGATGATGGCGGACGCCTTCGCGGTGGAGTCCATGACCTACCTCACGACCGGTCTCGCCGACCGCGGCGTGGAGGACTACTCGCTGGAGAGCGGCATTTGTCGCATCGCCAGCGTGGAAGCCCTGTGGCGGGTGGTGAACGAGGCCATGCAGATCGTGGCGGGCCGCGGCTACGTGGAGACGGACGCCCTCGAGCGCCATCTGCGCGACGCTCGCGTGGGCTTCGTGCTCGACGGCACCAACGAGACCCTGCGCTGCTTCGTCGCGCTGGCCGGGCTGCGGGGCCCGGGAGAAAAGCTCGCCGAGGTGGAGAGCGCGATGTACGAGCCGCTCAAGAGCTTCGGACTCTTGCGACGGTTCGCACCGCAGAAGCTCCGGGAGGCCCTGCGGCGGGAGCGGCTGACGCGCGCGCATCCGCTGCTGGCGCGGGAAGTGGTGATGTTCGAAGAGGCGACGGAAGCGCTGCATCAAAGCGCCACCCGAGCCCTCAAGGACCACGGCCGCGAGATCGCGGAGATGCAGTACACGCAGAAGCGCCTGGCGAACGTGGCCATCGACCTCTACGCGCTGGCCGCTTGCCTTTCCCGCGCCTCGGCCGCCATCGCCAGCCGGGGGGAAGGGGGCGCCCGCCGCGAGATCGATCTCGTCACCATGTTCGCGACCGCTGCCCAGGGCCGCATGCGCGCTCACCTCGGGCGGCTCGAGCACAACGACGACGAGCTCCGCAAAGAGATCGCTGCACGCACCTACACCGACAAGGGCTACCCCTTCGACGTATTCTAGCAGGTTGTGAGATGCGCTCGAGTTTGTCGGTCCGCCGCGGTCGCCGCCCCGCCGCCCGCGCTACTGCACACGGACCGCCGCGACGAAACCGCGGTTCGCCCAGTCTTGGAACCACTCGCCCAGCGAGGCCTCGAGAGTGCTCTCGGCCTCGGGCACCTCGGTCAGGGCGCGCTCGCAGGCGGGCTCGAGCGGAAGTCCATCGGCGAGCGCCGAGAGCAGGGCGAAGGCCGTGTCCGTGAGGACCTGATGGAACATGTTGCGGTTCTTCGCGCGGTACACCACGAGCTTCTGCGGCTCGCGCTCGGGGATGGCGACGGCGCTGCCGTTTGCGGTGCGAAGCTCTCGGCGCAGACTGGCCACGGGGTAGCTCACGGCGAGCAGGCGCAGAGCGGGGGTGAGCTCGAGACGCGCCTGGGGCCAGTCCGGGTCGGCGATGCTTGCCAGGGCCATGGGGTCGAGGGGCGGGGAGTCCGCGGCGTCGAAGACCTCGACGTAGCACCATTCCACCCGCGCCATGTCGACGCAGAGCTCGTGGTGATCGAGCCAGGTCTGCGCTTCCACGTAGGCCGGTAGCTCTTTGCCCAGGTCCCGCAGGGTGAAGCTCTTGGGCGGATGCGCTTCCAGGTAGCCCTCCACCAAGCGCTCCCAGGCCTGCTGTCCGATGACGCCGGCCAGTCCTTCGAAGTCCTCGAGCAAGCAGCTGGTGTGGCGCAGCCAGAATTGCTCCCGATAGATCTCGAGCTGCTCCTCGGGGCGCACGCGATCGTTGCCCGTGAGCTCCACTCGCGCTCGTTCCACCAGAGCGGGGTCCTTTTCGACGGCCCGGCGACGCTGAAGCGCATCCGCCATCCAGCGTTGGAGATCCGCGAGCTCGCTCACGGTGTCGCCTCGTCGGTGGCGGCGCTCTCGCGCGGCCCACCTTGTTGCCAGCCGTGCGGACCGTTCGGCGCGGCGCGTCGCTCGAAGCGATAGGGCTCCGGGCGCGGGGGCACGGCGCCGGCGGGGAGCCCCCGGGCGACGCGCGCCGCGCGCGCCGCGAGGGCCTCGTTCCGCGCGCCGCGGGCTTTTTCTGCTTCGGCGAGCAACACCGGCAGCTCCGGGATGTGATCGTCCCACTCGATCAGCGTGGACACGGGCCCCGTGCGCTCGATGGTCTCGCGGTACAGCTCCCACACTCGATCGATGACGTGGCCGTCGTGGGTGTCGATGATGTAGCGGCCCAAGTTGGTGTGCCCTGCCAGGTGGATCTGCACGATGCGATGATGCGGCACGTTCTTCACGAACTCGAAGGGATCGAAGTCGTGGTTGTAGGCGGACACGTAGACGTTGTTCACGTCGAACAAGAGACCGATGTCGGCGCGCTCCGCCACTTCCGACACGAACTCCCACTCCGGCATCGTGCTCTGCTGGTAGCTGAGGTAGCTGGAGGTGTTTTCCAGGGCGAAAGGGACTTCCAGAAAGTCTTGGATCTGCCGTGCGCGCTCTGCGACGAGCTTCACGGCTTCCGCGGTGTACGGCAACGGCAAGAGGTCATGCAGATTGACGTCTGCCGCGCCGCCCCAACAAAAATGATCGCTGACCCATGGGGATTTCACGCGGCGCAGCACCTGCTTGAGGCGGCGCAGGTAATCTTGGTTCAGCGGCTCGACGCTGCCGATGCCGAGGGACACGCCGTGTTGCACGACG
This portion of the Polyangiaceae bacterium genome encodes:
- the boxB gene encoding benzoyl-CoA 2,3-epoxidase subunit BoxB, whose product is MSNVATNEKIPNNVNLAGDRRLQRALEQWQPNFVNWWVDMGPVGYQQHDVWLRTAISADSDGWAHFDYVKMPEYRWGIFLADPVKDRTIGFGDEMGKPVWQEVPGEHRNTLRRLIVTQGDTEPASVEQQRNLGATCPSLYDLRNLFQVNVEEGRHLWAMVYLLHSYFGRDGREEAEALLERRSGNPDNPRILGAFNAPMLDWLSFFMFTYFTDRDGKYQLLALAESSFDPLSRTTRFMLTEEAHHMFVGETGVQRIVKRSAELMKEHPGKNPRELGAIDLPTVQRYMNYWYSISLDLFGGEISSNAATYFATGLKGRAHEDRYEDHVALDGSYEMSVPKDGKVQTESIAMRNAMNEVLRDGYIEDCQRGVDKWNKTIAEAGVDFTLTLPSRRFNRQVGIYAGMHFDPKGEPLSEAAYEAGVKDWLPSQADREFIQGLMQKPVLEPGKMANYIAPPNRGIKGKPIEYEYVRHD
- a CDS encoding YbbR-like domain-containing protein, encoding MTSLIKMLTDWFREAFTANLGLKLLAMTFALGLFAYQRGQEDQQQRTIPVGVVMRLPPDSAKRELMTPIPASIHVTLRGSTRAIDRLIQTGVAPVEIDLRDGQKDTVVFEPGMFTLPPDVEITIVDPPSIDLEWQDVVTRQIPVQASITGKPAEGFVVKGEPEVDPQQMTVRGPVSLVETMQFVRLAAFDVSGLTEGVYRRPIAMDAPPNRISYIGPKNATVTVTIARRVSEARFTKRPVDVVGVATAVTTPRTVDVTIIGPPEVVRALRAEQVVPRVDLTKVKGLDLEKTKHGSVTAKVTVDVAHADAEIQPPDVAIKW
- a CDS encoding TIGR00159 family protein; its protein translation is MTSRPYGRPSACPAPSRRRWPVLERIGEYFAQRSPTQLARDALDILLVYYVVYRALLVLRGTRAMQVGVGLGVVFVFYLVAQWLQLVTVLSILGALISSIILVIVVVFQNDIRRGLMRVGSRAWLGSLTRSHESKVIDEVVEAATELARHRIGAIITFEQDANLDEFVGAHKGHVIDAAVSRELLVSMFIPEGINKLHDGAVVIRNLRIAKAGVFFPMPEARVVDESFGSRHRAALGITEETDAVVVVVSEERGTISFCFNGNIASNLDGPKLRAMLEAIFSPKVRSKKRKGGKRPTLGSVIAEAEAPPSAKPESERATTAPETPSRTPEPPAPEEQEEEAPVSVRDRDSEPPAPLRPRVSSTDDAPASVGRISTVPLRPSGPSRAIEIIHTPLPRVSDSPRISSTGDDDAEDDGSSRGSDPS
- the folP gene encoding dihydropteroate synthase produces the protein MGVLNTTPDSFYDGGRYDQVAAGIARVDALLEEGADIIDIGGESTRPGAEPVAAAEQLRRITPALEHAVARGACVSVDTTLPEVAAKALALGAEIVNDVSCLADPELARVAAHAGAPLIVMHSRGPMSNMAGFSQYPKDGYGDVVVDVLREWRAARDRALAVGMTEAHVWLDPGLGFAKNAEQSLTLLARLSELSHGTPLVVGPSRKSFIAALDGAPPEERLGGTIAACLAAVARGASVLRVHDVSAVRQALGMSRALTPEVARA
- a CDS encoding HDIG domain-containing protein, whose translation is MPTSVRSGARQRPGAQSMLRTRVRAGPVAGLVMSLLFALILTAIQAGDRYVPSWAPVFGKPAPVTLRVPYGPRIIRDRMTGRADLTYLHARALVPIGTVLNPKAEAHWTAYIYESLHRPPRWPRLAGIYAIFFTLTMALTAYLRKFGQSRLRLLRVQIGVIVSMGLLAIVAKALLLFTALPEFWIPLAAVPLWVSTSFDRRTAFLVTVVLAFIIASLLEFDLVLLCVMLARGMAATLLYFDRKHSRQMLTSGLFAGLSSAALYVAIVITFEGHFDVWADFMRLESSQLLACLGGGLVGGVLAAMVRSPAARLLGNVPRERLLDLSDLEQPLLVRLSHEAPGTYEHSRAMANLAEQAASAIGADALLTRVGAYYHDLGKTAQAKYFVENLSPDERSPHDDLDPEVSADAIMAHVVMGTKILREGGIPEPVVEFAYTHHGTQLVEYFWNKCLQQGNPKELDESHFRYPGMKPQTKETAILMLVDSIEAASRTIDPPERQAFEHMIERVVFTKLKSGQVDESGLEMTDLRIIINRMADTLVNMHHHRIKYQWQAQRAEEFGVPSNAVRDSAPDIEVSRPESMVAPPAPEAGVELTPTLSATELPEVAPVPKPEDEPS